The proteins below come from a single Serpentinimonas raichei genomic window:
- a CDS encoding multicopper oxidase family protein, which translates to MQRRQFFQGALAAGAFTAAASATVGRHALAALPEPVLQHSAATAAPWVPPGVTGAGLPYRPVVTLNGWTLPFRMRDGVKEFHLVAEPVLREVAPGFVVNMWGYNGQSPGPTIEVVEGDRVRIFVSNRLPEPTSIHWHGQRLPSGMDGVAGINQPSIGAGKTFVYEFQARRPGTFMYHPHADEMVQLAMGMMGMWVTHPKLDARGRHPLIEAVQRDYCFLLNAFDVEPGAQTPTVATMFDFNTWAWNSRVFPGIDPLVARLGDRVRMRMGNLTMINHPIHVHGVEFEVTGTDGGPVPRSARWPEVTVDLAVGQMRQIEFLADEPGDWAVHCHKSHHTMGPMGHDVPTMIGVDHRGLVGKIQGLAPDFMVMGERGMYDMKQMPMELPPNTLPMMAGHGQFGPIGMGGMLTVLKVRANQAPDDYRDPGPYAFPSGSVAFEYRGPVPEAVRPPSPPQAAHGEVRRGAQGGHGGGAHGAHGAAPPPSPATPATPATPATPATPATPAPAAPVHRH; encoded by the coding sequence ATGCAACGCCGCCAATTTTTCCAAGGTGCCCTGGCTGCCGGGGCCTTCACCGCCGCCGCCAGCGCCACCGTCGGCCGCCACGCCCTGGCCGCCCTGCCCGAGCCGGTGCTGCAACACAGCGCCGCCACCGCCGCGCCTTGGGTGCCGCCCGGCGTCACCGGGGCTGGTCTGCCCTACCGCCCAGTGGTCACGCTCAACGGCTGGACGCTGCCATTTCGGATGCGCGACGGGGTGAAGGAATTCCACCTCGTGGCCGAGCCGGTGCTGCGCGAAGTGGCGCCCGGTTTCGTGGTCAATATGTGGGGCTACAACGGCCAGAGCCCCGGCCCCACGATCGAAGTGGTGGAAGGGGACCGGGTGCGCATATTCGTGAGCAACCGCTTGCCCGAGCCCACCTCCATCCACTGGCACGGCCAGCGCCTGCCTTCGGGCATGGACGGGGTGGCGGGCATCAACCAGCCCTCGATCGGGGCTGGCAAAACCTTCGTCTATGAGTTCCAAGCGCGCCGCCCGGGCACCTTCATGTACCACCCACACGCCGACGAGATGGTGCAACTGGCCATGGGCATGATGGGCATGTGGGTCACGCACCCCAAGCTCGATGCGCGCGGCCGGCACCCGCTGATCGAAGCGGTGCAGCGCGACTACTGCTTCTTGCTCAACGCCTTCGACGTCGAACCCGGGGCCCAGACGCCCACCGTCGCGACCATGTTCGACTTCAACACCTGGGCTTGGAACAGCCGCGTCTTTCCCGGCATCGACCCGCTGGTGGCGCGCTTGGGCGACCGCGTGCGCATGCGCATGGGCAACCTGACCATGATCAACCACCCGATCCACGTGCACGGGGTCGAGTTTGAAGTCACCGGCACCGACGGCGGCCCGGTACCGAGGAGCGCGCGCTGGCCCGAGGTGACGGTGGACTTGGCCGTCGGCCAGATGCGCCAGATCGAGTTCCTGGCCGACGAGCCCGGCGACTGGGCCGTACACTGCCACAAAAGCCACCACACCATGGGGCCGATGGGGCACGACGTGCCGACCATGATCGGAGTCGATCACCGCGGGCTGGTGGGCAAAATCCAAGGCCTGGCACCCGACTTCATGGTCATGGGCGAGCGCGGCATGTACGATATGAAGCAGATGCCGATGGAGCTGCCCCCCAACACCCTGCCCATGATGGCCGGCCACGGCCAGTTCGGCCCGATCGGCATGGGCGGCATGCTGACCGTGCTCAAGGTGCGCGCCAACCAAGCGCCCGACGACTACCGCGACCCCGGCCCCTACGCCTTCCCGAGCGGCAGCGTGGCCTTTGAATACCGGGGGCCGGTACCCGAGGCGGTGCGCCCACCCAGCCCGCCCCAAGCTGCCCACGGAGAAGTCCGTAGAGGGGCGCAGGGAGGCCACGGAGGAGGAGCCCACGGAGCCCACGGCGCAGCGCCACCGCCCAGTCCGGCAACACCCGCAACACCCGCAACACCCGCAACACCCGCAACACCCGCAACACCCGCACCGGCCGCCCCGGTGCATCGGCACTGA
- a CDS encoding DUF411 domain-containing protein produces MQRRTLLHRASAVLTGLAAGTTLLALSAPAALAQARRTPPVMEVWKDPLCGCCDDWITYLEKNGFSVRAFDTGNIAARQRLGVPEQYGSCHTALVGGYVVEGHVPAADIHRLLRERPAALGLSVPGMPIGSPGMDGPLFGGRRDPFHVLLLGRDGSSRIWASYHQPPAGAATAQPPANGADAGAAAATATDRDGRPWVEAEVRRVDRSNRRVSLRHGPIPNLEMGGMTMVFQLSDPALLEQLQQGQRIRFSAALIQGEYTVMQIAPLP; encoded by the coding sequence ATGCAACGACGCACCTTGCTCCACCGCGCCAGCGCCGTCCTCACCGGGCTGGCGGCTGGCACCACCTTGCTCGCCCTGTCGGCCCCAGCCGCGCTGGCGCAAGCGCGCCGCACCCCCCCCGTGATGGAGGTCTGGAAAGACCCTCTGTGCGGCTGCTGCGACGACTGGATTACCTATCTGGAAAAAAACGGCTTCAGCGTGCGCGCCTTCGACACCGGCAACATCGCCGCACGCCAGCGCCTGGGGGTGCCGGAGCAATACGGCTCCTGCCACACCGCGCTGGTGGGCGGCTACGTGGTCGAAGGCCATGTGCCGGCGGCCGACATCCACCGCCTGCTGCGCGAGCGCCCGGCGGCGCTGGGCCTGAGCGTGCCGGGAATGCCCATCGGCAGCCCGGGCATGGACGGCCCGCTCTTTGGCGGCCGGCGCGACCCCTTCCACGTGCTGCTGCTCGGGCGCGACGGCAGCTCGCGCATCTGGGCCTCCTACCACCAACCCCCGGCTGGGGCGGCCACGGCGCAGCCGCCAGCCAACGGGGCCGATGCGGGTGCCGCAGCCGCCACCGCCACCGACCGCGACGGCCGCCCCTGGGTCGAGGCCGAGGTGCGCCGGGTGGACCGCAGCAACCGCCGCGTCAGCCTGCGCCACGGCCCCATCCCCAACTTGGAGATGGGCGGCATGACCATGGTGTTCCAGCTCAGCGACCCGGCCCTGCTGGAGCAACTGCAGCAGGGGCAGCGCATCCGCTTCAGCGCCGCGCTCATCCAGGGCGAATACACCGTGATGCAGATCGCACCCCTGCCTTGA
- a CDS encoding copper resistance CopC family protein translates to MNRLKTLLKIAPAALALHLLLATPHLHAHAQPEGSLPAHGSTVSGSPSRIAVWFDHPMRLTLFEVSGPRGVVPLSQGPGRDALTRFETSPATPLSPGKYTVRWRGLAADGHVMADEIYFTVR, encoded by the coding sequence ATGAACCGTTTGAAAACCTTGCTCAAGATCGCCCCCGCTGCGCTGGCGCTGCACCTGCTGCTGGCCACGCCCCACCTTCACGCCCACGCCCAGCCCGAGGGCTCGCTGCCTGCGCACGGCAGCACCGTCAGCGGCAGCCCGAGCCGGATCGCGGTCTGGTTCGACCACCCGATGCGGCTCACGCTGTTCGAAGTGAGCGGCCCGCGGGGCGTGGTGCCCTTGAGCCAAGGCCCGGGCCGCGACGCGCTCACCCGCTTCGAGACCAGCCCGGCCACCCCTTTGAGCCCCGGCAAATACACCGTGCGCTGGCGCGGTTTGGCGGCGGACGGGCACGTCATGGCCGATGAAATTTATTTCACTGTGCGCTGA
- a CDS encoding CopD family protein: protein MSTALSLLQPLLDLLAQTDGWTWLRVLVAAAFYASALVAVGGVCFGLVFGGNPALDQAAGLRTLVPAAAGVALALLLLQWPLQAGFLGGGTWAAAFDPGLLALVFDGAAGQRMLLAGSGLLLLFGAGIALGRGRGLGTAASLLGAALVLLSFTLVGHSTGAPRLLLASLLLLHLGALAFWVGALLPLYRISGPPGLSQPAARVLLRFGQVAGPVVAALIAAALWLAWRLLEGWEPLLHSAYGQVLLLKLAVLLLLLGLAALNRWILVPAFAAQAQRARQRLRTSIACEGFLVALILLLTAFLTTTTSPPG from the coding sequence ATGAGCACCGCCCTGTCGTTGTTGCAACCCCTGCTGGACCTGCTCGCGCAGACCGATGGCTGGACCTGGCTGCGCGTGCTGGTGGCAGCGGCCTTCTACGCCAGCGCCCTGGTCGCGGTGGGCGGGGTGTGCTTTGGCCTGGTTTTCGGCGGCAACCCCGCGCTGGACCAGGCCGCCGGGCTGCGCACGCTGGTGCCCGCCGCCGCCGGCGTGGCGCTGGCCCTGCTGCTGCTGCAGTGGCCCTTGCAGGCGGGTTTTCTGGGTGGGGGCACCTGGGCGGCGGCTTTCGACCCCGGCTTGCTCGCGCTGGTTTTCGACGGCGCAGCGGGCCAGCGCATGCTGCTGGCCGGCAGCGGCTTGCTGCTGTTGTTCGGCGCGGGGATCGCGCTGGGGCGCGGGCGCGGGCTTGGCACGGCGGCGAGCCTGCTCGGGGCGGCGCTGGTGCTGCTGTCTTTCACTCTGGTCGGGCACAGCACCGGTGCGCCACGCCTGCTGCTGGCCAGTTTGCTGCTGTTGCACCTGGGCGCGCTGGCGTTTTGGGTCGGTGCTCTGCTGCCCTTGTACCGCATCAGCGGCCCGCCGGGTTTAAGCCAGCCGGCGGCCCGCGTGCTGCTGCGCTTTGGCCAGGTGGCGGGGCCTGTGGTGGCGGCTCTGATCGCGGCGGCGCTGTGGTTGGCCTGGCGCTTGCTGGAAGGCTGGGAGCCGCTGCTGCACAGCGCTTACGGGCAAGTCTTGTTGCTCAAGCTCGCCGTGCTGCTGCTGCTGCTGGGTTTGGCTGCGCTCAACCGCTGGATTCTGGTGCCGGCCTTTGCGGCACAAGCCCAGCGTGCCCGCCAGCGGCTGCGCACCAGCATTGCTTGCGAAGGATTTTTGGTGGCCCTGATCCTGCTCCTGACGGCTTTTTTAACCACCACCACCTCGCCGCCGGGCTGA
- the coq7 gene encoding 2-polyprenyl-3-methyl-6-methoxy-1,4-benzoquinone monooxygenase has product MSTAFIDAHLIAADGALRALFAPHRAARPCPRPPADVAVTALSEAEKRHAGALMRVNHVGEICAQALYTSQALAARLGPGAAVEKEKLARHLEAAGQDETDHLAWCKQRLDELGDRPSLLNPIWFAGAFGLGLLAGRFGKGVSLGFVIETERQVEAHLDSHLGLLPTQDHASRAIVEQMKADEIRHAHEAKRGGGVDLPPPVKGLMRLAAKVMTTVAHRV; this is encoded by the coding sequence ATGAGCACTGCCTTCATCGACGCCCACCTGATCGCTGCCGACGGCGCGCTGCGCGCCCTGTTTGCGCCGCACCGTGCCGCCCGCCCGTGCCCGCGCCCGCCCGCCGATGTGGCTGTGACGGCGTTGAGCGAAGCTGAAAAGCGCCACGCCGGTGCGCTCATGCGCGTCAACCACGTGGGCGAGATCTGCGCCCAAGCGCTCTACACCTCGCAGGCGCTGGCGGCGCGGCTGGGGCCGGGCGCGGCGGTTGAGAAAGAAAAACTGGCGCGCCACTTGGAGGCTGCGGGCCAAGACGAAACCGACCACTTGGCTTGGTGCAAGCAGCGCTTGGACGAGCTCGGCGACCGGCCCTCGCTGCTCAATCCGATCTGGTTCGCCGGGGCCTTTGGGCTGGGCCTGCTGGCGGGGCGTTTTGGCAAAGGCGTGAGCCTGGGCTTTGTGATCGAGACCGAGCGCCAGGTCGAGGCGCACCTCGACAGCCACCTCGGCCTGCTGCCCACGCAAGACCACGCCTCGCGCGCCATCGTCGAGCAAATGAAGGCCGACGAAATTCGCCACGCCCACGAGGCCAAACGCGGCGGCGGGGTGGACTTGCCGCCGCCCGTCAAGGGCCTGATGCGGCTGGCCGCCAAAGTCATGACCACGGTGGCGCACCGGGTTTGA
- a CDS encoding OsmC family protein, translating into MECTVTWTGAAGTRSNMGFVAETGSGHVLLMDGAPDPARPEHGGANLAPRPMEALLAGTGGCSAYDVVLILKRGRHAVSGCSVKLTSQRADTDPKVFTQIHMHFTVRGRGIPEAAVQRAIALSHEKYCSASVMLGKTAAITTSFELIED; encoded by the coding sequence ATGGAATGCACCGTCACCTGGACTGGGGCCGCTGGCACCCGCTCGAACATGGGCTTTGTGGCCGAGACCGGCAGCGGCCATGTGCTGCTCATGGACGGCGCGCCCGACCCGGCGCGGCCCGAGCACGGCGGCGCCAACCTGGCCCCACGCCCGATGGAGGCGCTGCTGGCTGGCACCGGCGGCTGCAGCGCCTACGATGTGGTGCTGATCCTCAAGCGCGGCCGCCACGCGGTGAGCGGCTGCAGCGTCAAGCTCACGAGCCAGCGCGCCGACACCGACCCCAAGGTCTTCACCCAGATCCACATGCACTTCACGGTGCGCGGGCGTGGCATCCCCGAGGCGGCGGTGCAGCGCGCCATCGCGCTGAGCCACGAAAAATACTGCTCGGCCAGCGTGATGCTGGGCAAAACCGCCGCCATCACGACCAGCTTCGAGCTGATCGAGGATTGA
- the ilvA gene encoding threonine ammonia-lyase, biosynthetic codes for MPDSPSSPAADLTPADYLKLILTARVYDVAVESALEPARQLSRRLHNKILFKREDQQPVFSFKLRGAYNKLAHLTPEQLQRGVICASAGNHAQGVALGAHKLGARAVIVMPITTPQLKVEAVRALGGEVLLHGDSYSDAYAQALALQQQHGYTFVHPFDDPYVIAGQGTVAMELLRQLQSLGNPRLDAVFVAIGGGGLISGVANYIKALRPEIKVIGVQMNDSNAMLRSVRQGELVTLPEVGLFSDGTAVKRVGDETFRISRALVDDYIEVDTDAVCAAIKDVFVDTRSIVEPAGALAVAGIKQYVATHKTRGETYAAILCGANMNFDRLRFVAERAEVGEQREGLFAVTLPEERGSFKRFLQAIGNLPGGPRNVTEFSYRISDAREAHVFMGLSTHGRGESTKIAANFAKHGFATLDLTHDDLAQEHIRHMVGGHSPLAQEERLLRFVFPERPGALLKFLSLMRPGWNISLFHYRNQGADYGRILVGLQVPAPDEAEFQSFLNTLGYPWVEETENPVYRLFLKR; via the coding sequence ATGCCCGATAGCCCATCCAGCCCCGCCGCCGATCTCACCCCCGCCGACTACCTCAAGCTCATCCTCACCGCGCGCGTCTATGACGTGGCGGTCGAGTCCGCGCTGGAGCCGGCGCGCCAGCTCAGCCGGCGCTTGCACAACAAAATCCTGTTCAAGCGCGAAGACCAGCAGCCGGTGTTCAGCTTCAAGCTGCGCGGGGCCTACAACAAGCTGGCGCACCTGACGCCCGAGCAGTTGCAGCGCGGCGTCATCTGCGCCTCGGCCGGCAACCACGCCCAGGGGGTGGCGCTGGGGGCGCACAAGCTGGGCGCGCGCGCCGTCATCGTCATGCCCATCACCACGCCGCAGCTCAAGGTCGAGGCGGTGCGCGCGCTTGGCGGCGAGGTGCTGCTGCACGGCGACAGCTACTCCGACGCCTACGCGCAGGCGCTGGCTTTGCAGCAGCAGCACGGCTACACCTTCGTGCACCCCTTCGACGACCCCTACGTGATCGCCGGCCAGGGCACGGTGGCGATGGAGCTGCTGCGCCAGTTGCAAAGCCTGGGCAACCCGCGCCTCGATGCGGTGTTCGTGGCCATCGGCGGTGGCGGCCTGATCAGCGGGGTGGCCAACTACATCAAGGCGCTGCGGCCCGAAATCAAGGTGATCGGGGTGCAGATGAACGACTCCAACGCCATGCTGCGCTCGGTGCGCCAGGGCGAGCTGGTCACGCTGCCCGAGGTTGGGCTGTTTTCCGACGGCACTGCGGTCAAGCGCGTGGGCGACGAGACCTTTCGCATCAGCCGCGCGCTGGTCGATGACTACATCGAGGTGGACACCGACGCCGTCTGCGCCGCCATCAAGGATGTGTTTGTCGATACGCGCAGCATCGTCGAGCCGGCCGGGGCGCTGGCGGTGGCGGGGATCAAGCAGTACGTGGCCACGCACAAGACGCGCGGCGAGACCTACGCCGCCATTTTGTGCGGTGCCAACATGAACTTCGACCGGCTGCGCTTCGTGGCCGAGCGCGCCGAAGTGGGAGAGCAACGCGAGGGCCTGTTTGCCGTCACCCTGCCGGAGGAGCGCGGCAGCTTCAAGCGTTTTTTGCAGGCCATCGGCAACCTGCCGGGTGGGCCGCGCAACGTGACCGAGTTCAGCTACCGCATCAGCGACGCGCGCGAGGCGCACGTGTTCATGGGCCTGAGCACGCACGGGCGCGGCGAGAGCACCAAAATCGCCGCCAACTTCGCCAAACACGGCTTTGCCACGCTTGACCTCACGCACGACGACCTGGCACAGGAGCACATCCGCCACATGGTGGGCGGCCACTCGCCGCTGGCGCAGGAGGAGCGGCTGCTGCGCTTCGTGTTCCCCGAGCGCCCCGGCGCGCTGCTCAAGTTCCTCAGCCTGATGCGGCCGGGCTGGAACATCAGCCTGTTTCACTACCGCAACCAAGGGGCCGACTACGGCCGCATTTTGGTTGGACTGCAAGTGCCGGCCCCAGACGAAGCCGAGTTCCAAAGCTTCTTGAACACGCTGGGCTACCCCTGGGTGGAAGAAACCGAGAATCCGGTCTATAGGCTGTTTTTGAAGCGCTGA
- the rpmG gene encoding 50S ribosomal protein L33 has product MASKGGREKIKLESTAGTGHFYTTTKNKKTTPEKLAFAKFDPKARKHVQYKEVKLK; this is encoded by the coding sequence ATGGCAAGCAAAGGCGGACGCGAAAAAATCAAGCTGGAATCCACTGCAGGAACCGGCCACTTCTACACCACCACCAAGAACAAGAAGACCACGCCTGAAAAGCTGGCCTTCGCCAAGTTCGACCCCAAGGCACGCAAACACGTGCAGTACAAGGAAGTCAAGCTGAAGTAA
- the rpmB gene encoding 50S ribosomal protein L28, translated as MARVCEVTGKKPMVGNNVSHANNKTKRRFLPNLQLRRFWLESEKRWVRLRISGAALRLIDKNGIEAVLADLRARGQA; from the coding sequence ATGGCACGAGTTTGTGAAGTCACGGGCAAAAAGCCCATGGTGGGGAACAATGTGTCCCACGCCAACAACAAAACCAAGCGCCGCTTTCTGCCCAACCTGCAGTTGCGCCGCTTCTGGCTCGAGAGCGAAAAACGCTGGGTGCGCCTGCGCATTTCGGGTGCAGCCTTGCGCCTGATCGACAAAAACGGTATCGAAGCGGTGCTCGCCGATTTGCGCGCCCGTGGTCAAGCCTGA
- a CDS encoding BON domain-containing protein, translated as MKTTAHRISVLVLAAAAVAFTGLAGCASTATQRSTGQYVDDTATTARVKAAIFNDATLKLTEINVETFKGVVQLSGFVNSAADIQRAVTVVQGVSGVRSVKNDMRIK; from the coding sequence ATGAAAACCACCGCTCACCGCATCTCCGTCCTTGTGCTCGCCGCCGCCGCCGTCGCCTTCACCGGCCTTGCCGGTTGTGCCTCCACCGCTACGCAGCGGAGCACTGGCCAGTACGTCGACGACACGGCCACTACCGCCAGGGTCAAGGCAGCCATCTTCAACGACGCTACGCTGAAGTTGACAGAGATCAACGTCGAAACCTTCAAGGGCGTCGTCCAGCTCAGCGGCTTTGTCAATTCCGCCGCCGACATCCAGCGCGCCGTGACCGTTGTGCAGGGCGTGAGCGGTGTGCGCTCGGTCAAAAACGACATGCGAATCAAGTAA
- a CDS encoding ATP-binding protein: MPEIPFWTPKRRRRSALLKAGALQNAILTSANFSIIATDEKGIIQLFNAGAERMLGYRPEEVVNRLRPSDMHDPLEVRARAMALSVELDTPIAPGFDALAFKASRGIEDIYELTYICKDGSSFPAIISITALRSDQGDLIGYLLIGTDNSVRKRGELQLNEAVAAAEEANRAKTDFISSMSHELRTPLNAILGFAQLVESGTPVPTPTQKRSIDQILKAGWYLLELINEILDLAHIESGKLTLSGESVSLTEVLAECRAMVEPQAQQRRIGMLFARLEQPRFVQADRTRLKQVLINLLFNAIKYNKPGGHVTVECTLCPPDTIRLSVRDTGPGLTPTQLAQLFQPFNRLGQESGAEEGTGIGLVVTQRLVHLMGGVIGVDSTPGVGSVFWVELALVSAPQLAPHDAVPTDAPRPEARPGTPLHTLLYVEDNPANLELVEQIVARRTDLRLLGAADASLGIEFARVYQPEVILMDINLPGISGIEAMKILRADPSTAHIPIIALSANAVPRDIQLSLEAGFFNYLTKPIKVKQLMDALDAALVFSQSTRSPAAHQEPA, encoded by the coding sequence ATGCCAGAGATCCCGTTTTGGACCCCCAAACGCCGCCGACGCAGCGCACTGCTCAAAGCTGGAGCGTTGCAGAACGCCATCCTCACCAGCGCCAATTTTTCGATCATCGCGACCGACGAGAAAGGCATCATCCAGCTCTTCAACGCGGGGGCCGAGCGCATGCTGGGCTACCGCCCCGAAGAGGTGGTCAACCGCTTGCGCCCGAGCGACATGCACGACCCGCTGGAGGTGCGTGCGCGCGCCATGGCACTCAGCGTGGAGCTCGACACGCCGATTGCGCCGGGCTTCGATGCCCTGGCCTTCAAGGCCTCGCGCGGCATCGAAGACATCTACGAGCTGACCTACATCTGCAAGGACGGCAGCAGCTTTCCGGCCATCATCTCCATCACCGCGCTGCGCAGCGACCAAGGCGACCTGATCGGTTACCTGCTGATCGGCACCGACAACTCGGTGCGCAAGCGTGGCGAGCTGCAGCTCAACGAGGCCGTGGCTGCGGCCGAAGAGGCCAACCGCGCCAAGACCGATTTCATCTCCAGCATGAGCCACGAGCTGCGCACGCCGCTCAACGCCATCCTAGGCTTTGCGCAACTGGTGGAGTCGGGCACGCCGGTGCCTACACCGACCCAAAAACGCAGCATCGACCAGATCCTCAAGGCCGGCTGGTACCTGCTGGAACTGATCAACGAAATCTTGGACCTTGCGCACATCGAGTCCGGCAAGCTCACCTTGTCGGGCGAATCGGTGTCGCTCACCGAGGTGCTGGCCGAGTGCCGGGCCATGGTGGAGCCGCAGGCACAGCAGCGCCGGATTGGCATGCTCTTTGCCCGGCTGGAGCAGCCGCGCTTTGTGCAGGCCGACCGCACGCGGCTCAAGCAGGTGCTGATCAACCTGTTGTTCAATGCCATCAAATACAACAAGCCCGGCGGTCACGTTACGGTGGAATGCACGCTGTGCCCGCCCGACACGATCCGCCTCAGCGTGCGCGACACCGGGCCAGGGCTCACGCCGACGCAGCTGGCCCAGCTGTTTCAGCCGTTCAACCGGCTGGGTCAGGAGTCGGGTGCCGAAGAGGGCACCGGCATCGGTCTGGTGGTGACGCAGCGCCTGGTGCACCTGATGGGTGGCGTGATCGGCGTGGACAGCACACCCGGTGTGGGCAGCGTGTTCTGGGTTGAACTGGCCCTGGTCTCGGCACCCCAGCTCGCCCCGCACGACGCGGTGCCCACCGATGCCCCGCGACCCGAAGCACGGCCAGGCACTCCGCTGCACACCCTGCTGTATGTGGAAGACAACCCGGCCAACCTGGAGCTGGTGGAGCAGATCGTGGCGCGGCGCACCGATCTGCGCCTGCTCGGTGCTGCCGACGCCAGCCTAGGCATCGAATTCGCCCGCGTCTACCAGCCCGAGGTGATCCTGATGGACATCAACCTGCCCGGCATCAGCGGCATCGAGGCCATGAAGATCCTGCGCGCCGACCCGAGCACGGCGCACATCCCCATCATCGCGCTCAGCGCCAACGCCGTGCCAAGAGACATTCAGCTCAGCCTGGAGGCGGGCTTCTTCAACTACCTCACCAAACCGATCAAGGTCAAGCAGCTCATGGACGCGCTGGACGCGGCCCTGGTTTTTTCGCAATCGACCCGCAGCCCCGCTGCTCACCAAGAACCCGCATGA
- a CDS encoding response regulator, with product MNLTPQDMLNARILIVDDQPANVALLEDMLQSTGYTQVFSTMDPTAVAGMHRQAPFDLILLDLQMPGMDGFQVMEALKTGSAAGDYLSVLVVTAQPAHKLRALQAGAKDFVSKPFDLLEVRTRIRNLIEVRLLHRELARHNQHLEQVLQQRTAALRESEARYRALTELSTDWYWEQDSAGRFTQVSGPVNEMLGLPPDGLAADENALRKEGWNPAERQSLRARIEARSPFLDVLLSRTLPDGSTQQFRVSGTPMFDAACNFVGYRGFGVEVLPPKSNPRP from the coding sequence ATGAACCTCACCCCGCAAGACATGCTCAACGCGCGCATCCTGATCGTGGACGACCAGCCCGCCAACGTGGCATTGCTCGAAGACATGCTGCAGAGCACGGGCTACACCCAGGTTTTCAGCACCATGGACCCGACGGCCGTGGCCGGGATGCACCGGCAGGCGCCGTTTGACCTGATTCTGCTTGACCTGCAGATGCCCGGCATGGACGGTTTTCAGGTGATGGAGGCGCTCAAGACCGGCAGCGCCGCGGGCGACTACCTCTCTGTGCTGGTGGTCACCGCGCAGCCCGCTCACAAACTGCGCGCCCTGCAGGCCGGTGCCAAGGATTTTGTGAGCAAGCCGTTTGACCTGCTCGAGGTGCGAACCCGCATCCGCAACCTGATCGAGGTGCGCCTGTTGCACCGCGAGCTGGCCCGGCACAACCAACACCTAGAGCAGGTGCTGCAGCAGCGCACCGCCGCGCTGCGCGAGAGCGAGGCGCGCTACCGGGCGCTGACCGAGCTGTCTACCGACTGGTACTGGGAGCAAGACAGCGCGGGCCGTTTCACCCAGGTGTCGGGTCCCGTCAACGAGATGCTGGGCCTGCCGCCAGACGGTTTGGCTGCGGATGAGAATGCGCTGCGCAAAGAGGGCTGGAACCCGGCCGAGCGGCAGTCGCTGCGCGCCCGCATCGAAGCCCGCAGCCCGTTTCTGGACGTGCTGCTCAGCCGCACCCTGCCCGACGGCAGCACCCAGCAGTTCCGGGTCAGCGGCACCCCCATGTTTGACGCCGCCTGCAATTTCGTGGGATACCGGGGCTTCGGTGTCGAAGTCTTGCCACCGAAGTCCAACCCCCGTCCATGA
- a CDS encoding Crp/Fnr family transcriptional regulator, which translates to MNPIPTFRKPGDPQANQLLAALPEAEWQRWLPLLEPVDLPLGKVLYESGGVMSHVVFPTNAIVSLLYVLENGASAEIAVVGHEGMVGISIFMGGGSTPSRAVVQSAGRGFRLRASVLKDEFARSSPVMHLLLRYTQALITQMTQTAVCNRHHSLDQQLCRWLLLSLDRLPGDELVMTQELIANMLGVRREGVTEAALSLQKAGLIRYARGHITVLNRPGLERRTCECYAVVKTEYDRLLPCKEAV; encoded by the coding sequence ATGAATCCGATCCCCACCTTCAGAAAACCCGGCGACCCCCAGGCCAACCAGCTGCTGGCCGCCTTGCCCGAAGCGGAATGGCAGCGCTGGCTGCCCTTGCTGGAACCGGTGGATCTGCCGCTTGGGAAAGTGCTCTACGAATCCGGCGGCGTCATGAGCCACGTGGTTTTCCCGACCAACGCCATCGTGTCGCTGCTGTACGTGCTGGAAAACGGCGCCTCGGCCGAGATCGCCGTGGTAGGCCACGAAGGCATGGTCGGCATCTCCATCTTCATGGGGGGTGGCTCCACGCCGAGCCGGGCCGTGGTGCAAAGCGCGGGCCGGGGTTTCCGGCTGCGCGCGTCGGTGCTGAAGGACGAGTTCGCCCGTTCCAGCCCGGTGATGCACCTGCTGCTGCGCTACACGCAGGCGCTGATCACGCAGATGACGCAGACCGCGGTGTGCAACCGCCACCACTCGCTGGACCAGCAACTCTGCCGCTGGCTGCTGCTCAGCCTGGACCGCCTGCCGGGTGACGAACTGGTGATGACGCAGGAGCTGATTGCCAACATGCTGGGCGTGCGCCGCGAAGGCGTGACCGAGGCTGCGCTCAGCCTGCAGAAGGCGGGCCTGATCCGCTACGCCCGCGGCCACATCACCGTGCTCAACCGGCCCGGTCTGGAGCGGCGCACCTGCGAGTGTTATGCCGTGGTGAAAACCGAATACGACCGGCTGCTGCCTTGCAAAGAAGCGGTGTAA